The following proteins come from a genomic window of Streptomyces sp. NBC_00539:
- a CDS encoding alpha/beta hydrolase, protein MALDPDIAAVMHRFGVDGPPPVPLPGAAERRAGHREFVRALAPEAPLPAGSVADDTLAGVPVRIYRPRPAGPAPAVVYCHGGGFVVGDLDTHDAICRRLCRDVEAVVVAVGYRLAPEYPFPAAYEDCLAVARDVAGHPERFGGGSGVFALAGDSAGATLAAAVALALRDAGTPVAAQLLAYPVTDLTGRGGYPSMEENATGYGMTTATIENDILLYVGNDPGAAADDRVSPLLAGSHRGLAPAVIGVGGFDPLRDQVLAYARTLEEAGVAVRSHLYPGLVHGFMDYAAVVPAAAAAVAELFGELRALLRPAAAHAATAVPR, encoded by the coding sequence ATGGCCCTTGACCCGGACATCGCAGCAGTCATGCACCGCTTCGGCGTCGACGGGCCGCCGCCCGTCCCGCTGCCGGGCGCCGCCGAGAGGCGGGCCGGCCACCGCGAGTTCGTGCGGGCCCTCGCCCCCGAGGCGCCGCTGCCCGCGGGATCCGTCGCGGACGACACCCTCGCCGGGGTGCCCGTACGGATCTACCGACCGCGGCCCGCGGGCCCCGCGCCGGCCGTCGTCTACTGCCACGGCGGCGGCTTCGTCGTGGGCGACCTGGACACCCACGACGCGATCTGCCGCCGCCTGTGCCGGGACGTAGAGGCGGTCGTGGTCGCCGTCGGCTACCGGCTCGCGCCCGAGTACCCCTTCCCGGCGGCCTACGAGGACTGCCTCGCCGTCGCCCGGGACGTGGCCGGCCACCCCGAGCGCTTCGGCGGCGGCAGCGGCGTGTTCGCGCTCGCCGGGGACAGCGCGGGCGCCACCCTCGCCGCGGCCGTGGCCCTGGCCCTGCGCGACGCGGGCACGCCCGTCGCCGCCCAGCTGCTGGCCTACCCGGTCACCGACCTCACGGGCCGCGGCGGCTACCCGTCGATGGAGGAGAACGCCACCGGCTACGGGATGACCACCGCCACGATCGAGAACGACATCCTGCTGTACGTCGGCAACGACCCCGGGGCCGCCGCCGACGACCGCGTCTCGCCGCTGCTCGCCGGGTCCCACCGGGGGCTGGCCCCGGCCGTGATCGGTGTCGGGGGCTTCGACCCGCTGCGGGACCAGGTACTGGCCTACGCCCGCACGCTGGAGGAGGCCGGGGTCGCGGTGCGCTCGCACCTCTACCCCGGGCTCGTCCACGGCTTCATGGACTACGCCGCGGTCGTGCCCGCGGCGGCCGCCGCCGTCGCGGAACTCTTCGGCGAGCTGCGGGCACTCCTGCGGCCCGCGGCCGCTCATGCCGCTACGGCTGTTCCTCGGTGA
- a CDS encoding Lrp/AsnC family transcriptional regulator, with protein MPDEQMAAAGSAGGSAPVPPGGAKTAPPAPPAPSGPPPGSAAAAPTPPRPLDPIDRSILRLLQADGRTSIRSVAEQVHVSRANAYARINRLIDDGVIQGFTARVNHERAGQGASAYITLKIVQNSWRTVREKLRELPGAAHIALVSGDFDVLLLVHTPDNRTLRELVLTRLQSIPEVLSTRTLLVFEETDLLDPGPVGGPALTPLTEEQP; from the coding sequence ATGCCGGATGAACAAATGGCCGCGGCGGGCTCCGCCGGGGGATCCGCACCGGTCCCGCCCGGAGGGGCCAAGACGGCACCACCCGCACCGCCCGCCCCTTCCGGACCGCCGCCCGGTTCCGCCGCCGCGGCTCCCACCCCGCCGCGGCCACTGGACCCGATCGACCGCTCGATCCTGCGGCTGCTCCAGGCGGACGGCCGGACGTCGATACGGTCGGTCGCGGAGCAGGTCCACGTGTCCCGGGCGAATGCCTACGCGCGGATCAACCGTCTGATCGACGACGGCGTGATCCAGGGCTTCACGGCCCGGGTGAACCACGAGCGCGCAGGTCAGGGCGCATCGGCGTACATCACGTTGAAGATCGTCCAGAACTCGTGGCGCACGGTGCGCGAAAAGCTGCGCGAGCTGCCGGGCGCGGCGCACATCGCCCTGGTGAGCGGGGACTTCGACGTGCTCCTGCTGGTGCACACCCCGGACAACCGCACCCTGCGCGAGCTGGTCCTCACCCGCCTCCAGTCGATCCCGGAGGTCCTGTCCACGCGGACGCTGCTGGTGTTCGAGGAAACGGACCTGCTCGATCCCGGCCCGGTCGGCGGCCCGGCGCTCACCCCGCTCACCGAGGAACAGCCGTAG